From the genome of Cellvibrio japonicus Ueda107, one region includes:
- a CDS encoding DUF3012 domain-containing protein, protein MSISFSSLFKSLVLVMAVQLLVACTPKVGSPEWCESIKDKPKGDLTANEAADFAKHCIFK, encoded by the coding sequence ATGTCTATTTCATTTTCTTCCCTGTTCAAATCCCTGGTATTGGTAATGGCTGTGCAACTGTTGGTCGCTTGTACACCCAAGGTTGGCAGTCCTGAGTGGTGTGAATCGATCAAAGACAAGCCCAAAGGCGATTTGACGGCGAATGAAGCTGCCGATTTCGCCAAGCATTGCATTTTCAAATAA